In the Daphnia pulicaria isolate SC F1-1A chromosome 2, SC_F0-13Bv2, whole genome shotgun sequence genome, one interval contains:
- the LOC124326466 gene encoding cathepsin G-like: protein MRYILLLSLVLCGLFAHGLCEDSDETDSIIGGAVARKGQFPYMVYFRNQVTGKLFCSGTLITPYKVLTTAWCFPSFQPSVPITAWMNTVSLIPDVDRVVRGVIRVVRAPDYNPATGMHDIAVVTLDAPVTFVPPVRLGFGMYVNSGLSAGVVGWGNSGATQLTTYLRSSFITIQPKSVCMAAFGNPNFGSQFFICAASPGVGSCSLDAGSPILLNGFQIGISSQARCGGGEPVVGVDVRSYEAWIRRNL, encoded by the exons ATGCGGTACATCCTTCTCCTTTCG ttgGTTCTTTGTGGCCTGTTCGCACATGGATTGTGCGAAGATTCCGATGAGACCGACTCCATTATCGGCGGAGCAGTTGCCCGCAAGGGCCAATTTCCTTACATG GTCTACTTTAGAAACCAGGTAACAGGAAAACTGTTTTGCTCCGGAACTTTAATCACACCCTACAAAGTCCTAACGACCGCTTGGTGTTTCCCAAG TTTCCAACCAAGTGTACCGATAACAGCATGGATGAACACCGTGTCACTGATTCCGGATGTTGACAGAGTGGTGCGGGGTGTCATCAGAGTCGTCCGAGCTCCAGATTACAACCCAGCAACTGGC ATGCACGACATTGCCGTCGTTACATTGGACGCACCTGTCACTTTTGTGCCACCAGTGCGGCTCGGTTTCGGGATGTACGTCAATAGCGGACTCTCAGCTGGTGTCGTCGGTTGGGGAAACTCGG GTGCGACTCAACTCACTACATACCTGCGCAGCAGTTTCATCACTATTCAACCCAAATCGGTGTGCATGGCGGCCTTCGGCAACCCTAATTTCGGAAGCCAATTTTTCATCTGCGCCGCATCTCCTGGTGTTGGTAGTTGTTCG CTTGATGCTGGCAGTCCGATCCTGCTGAACGGATTTCAAATTGGTATCAGCAGCCAAGCCCGTTGCGGCGGAGGAGAGCCTGTAGTGGGTGTCGATGTCCGATCCTATGAAGCTTGGATCAGAAGAAACTTATAa
- the LOC124326186 gene encoding ionotropic receptor 93a-like isoform X1 encodes MSGLFTFFIFIICYQIQNLPLVSSSSSNTLNGQHLKVIWPRWSGNPPGLTGPLMGGVIVDTFAERFNFTYEMVRVTENRLEPQGKERGLFNYLWEKKCDLLIIGVGLTYGRFLIVDVTIPLVFEPYRFLIPVQGDTANINAVIKPFQWPVWLGLVISIAFVIIVLQLLENAFGPSKVPNRGNKTNKWYWLYYVRQTAKHYVYVFGNLLSQGGPCPSKHLSFRLVAGVWCLAAFIFVQAYTSILFTYIVTPVNHPLINSVYDIVEHSDIQLLVRKASTLNRYISNPNATGILPKLRKKLDSFPNSECHMISECINMIKPGSRKTFADVISAQLEVIKGHFDQTKKCDIQLAKESFLTVFASLALQKHSRYTDTINKGVMEFQQAGLFDHWESEFNPMPPQCLATTKSGNQKQETKPSVIKLSNLTGAFVVLLIGFSASFLIFLFELNNNLHTSTSKDSDMASNKKHGT; translated from the exons ATGTCAGGCCTTTTCACGTTCTTCATATTCATAATTTGCTACCAAATTCAGAACCTTCCGCTGGTGTCGTCGTCGAGTTCAAACACACTTAATGGTCAACACCTCAAAGTTATTTGG cctCGCTGGAGTGGAAATCCCCCAGGACTTACGGGTCCGCTCATGGGTGGCGTCATCGTCGATACCTTTGCAGAACGTTTCAATTTCAC GTACGAGATGGTCCGAGTCACAGAGAACAGATTGGAGCCACAAGGAAAGGAACGCGGACTTTTCAACTATTTGTGGGAAAAA AAATGTGACTTGCTAATCATAGGCGTGGGACTGACGTACGGACGTTTTTTAATTGTGGACGTGACGATTCCTTTGGTTTTTGAACCCTATCGGTTCCTCATACCTGTCCAAGGTGACACGGCCAATATCAACGCCGTCATCAAACCATTTCAATGGCCG GTTTGGCTGGGACTTGTCATTTCGATTGCCTTCGTCATAATTGTTTTGCAATTATTGGAAAATGCGTTTGGCCCTTCTAAAGTACCCAACCGtggcaacaaaacaaataaatggtaTTGGCTTTATTATGTGAGACAAACTGCGAAACATTACGTCTACGTTTTTGGCAATTTATTGTCACAAG GCGGACCTTGCCCATCAAAACATTTATCATTTCGGTTGGTCGCTGGCGTGTGGTGTCTGGCCGCTTTTATCTTCGTCCAGGCCTATACGTCGATATTATTCACTTACATCGTGACCCCAGTTAATCATCCGCTAATCAATTCTGTCTACGATATTGTTGAACATAGCGATATTCAGTTGCTTGTTCGAAAAGCATCTACTTTGAATCGTTATATTTCG AATCCTAACGCGACTGGAATACTTCCGAAATTGAGGAAGAAACTGGATTCCTTCCCCAATTCCGAATGCCATATGATATCAGAGTGCATCAATATGATTAAGCCCGGCTCAAGAAAAACTTTTGCAGAT GTGATTTCTGCACAGCTGGAAGTCATCAAAGGGCACTTTGATCAAACTAAAAAATGCGACATTCAGTTGGCAAAGGAATCCTTCTTGACCGTCTTTGCGTCACTTGCTCTACAGAAACACAGTCGTTACACTGACACCATCAACAAAGG GGTGATGGAGTTCCAACAAGCTGGACTATTCGACCATTGGGAATCGGAGTTCAACCCGATGCCCCCACAGTGTTTGGCCACCACCAAAAGCGGAAACCAGAAACAAGAAACCAAACCCTCGGTGATTAAACTGAGTAATTTGACAGGGGCTTTCGTCGTCCTTTTGATTGGATTCAGCGCCTCCTTCttgatttttctgtttgaacTTAATAATAATCTCCATACCTCAACGTCAAAAGATTCCGATATGGCATCTAACAAGAAACACGGAACATAA
- the LOC124326186 gene encoding ionotropic receptor 93a-like isoform X2, with translation MGGVIVDTFAERFNFTYEMVRVTENRLEPQGKERGLFNYLWEKKCDLLIIGVGLTYGRFLIVDVTIPLVFEPYRFLIPVQGDTANINAVIKPFQWPVWLGLVISIAFVIIVLQLLENAFGPSKVPNRGNKTNKWYWLYYVRQTAKHYVYVFGNLLSQGGPCPSKHLSFRLVAGVWCLAAFIFVQAYTSILFTYIVTPVNHPLINSVYDIVEHSDIQLLVRKASTLNRYISNPNATGILPKLRKKLDSFPNSECHMISECINMIKPGSRKTFADVISAQLEVIKGHFDQTKKCDIQLAKESFLTVFASLALQKHSRYTDTINKGVMEFQQAGLFDHWESEFNPMPPQCLATTKSGNQKQETKPSVIKLSNLTGAFVVLLIGFSASFLIFLFELNNNLHTSTSKDSDMASNKKHGT, from the exons ATGGGTGGCGTCATCGTCGATACCTTTGCAGAACGTTTCAATTTCAC GTACGAGATGGTCCGAGTCACAGAGAACAGATTGGAGCCACAAGGAAAGGAACGCGGACTTTTCAACTATTTGTGGGAAAAA AAATGTGACTTGCTAATCATAGGCGTGGGACTGACGTACGGACGTTTTTTAATTGTGGACGTGACGATTCCTTTGGTTTTTGAACCCTATCGGTTCCTCATACCTGTCCAAGGTGACACGGCCAATATCAACGCCGTCATCAAACCATTTCAATGGCCG GTTTGGCTGGGACTTGTCATTTCGATTGCCTTCGTCATAATTGTTTTGCAATTATTGGAAAATGCGTTTGGCCCTTCTAAAGTACCCAACCGtggcaacaaaacaaataaatggtaTTGGCTTTATTATGTGAGACAAACTGCGAAACATTACGTCTACGTTTTTGGCAATTTATTGTCACAAG GCGGACCTTGCCCATCAAAACATTTATCATTTCGGTTGGTCGCTGGCGTGTGGTGTCTGGCCGCTTTTATCTTCGTCCAGGCCTATACGTCGATATTATTCACTTACATCGTGACCCCAGTTAATCATCCGCTAATCAATTCTGTCTACGATATTGTTGAACATAGCGATATTCAGTTGCTTGTTCGAAAAGCATCTACTTTGAATCGTTATATTTCG AATCCTAACGCGACTGGAATACTTCCGAAATTGAGGAAGAAACTGGATTCCTTCCCCAATTCCGAATGCCATATGATATCAGAGTGCATCAATATGATTAAGCCCGGCTCAAGAAAAACTTTTGCAGAT GTGATTTCTGCACAGCTGGAAGTCATCAAAGGGCACTTTGATCAAACTAAAAAATGCGACATTCAGTTGGCAAAGGAATCCTTCTTGACCGTCTTTGCGTCACTTGCTCTACAGAAACACAGTCGTTACACTGACACCATCAACAAAGG GGTGATGGAGTTCCAACAAGCTGGACTATTCGACCATTGGGAATCGGAGTTCAACCCGATGCCCCCACAGTGTTTGGCCACCACCAAAAGCGGAAACCAGAAACAAGAAACCAAACCCTCGGTGATTAAACTGAGTAATTTGACAGGGGCTTTCGTCGTCCTTTTGATTGGATTCAGCGCCTCCTTCttgatttttctgtttgaacTTAATAATAATCTCCATACCTCAACGTCAAAAGATTCCGATATGGCATCTAACAAGAAACACGGAACATAA
- the LOC124326605 gene encoding uncharacterized protein LOC124326605, which yields MAHLTVRRCWMACIILLGLATFTLARPAQENQPMPIRFCGRDLIRTIDEVCVAIKSPAAFIDPVALNQSSSLADSESADTQLKKWTELEDKKSDSLLRQCCVIGCTDNDLTTFCQIDRNQIMGAAMHLRSQEWDMDWLYEFLPRHGDVPTNA from the exons ATGGCGCATTTGACAGTTAGAAG ATGTTGGATGGCTTGTATTATTTTACTGGGACTGGCCACTTTCACGCTTGCCCGTCCAGCTCAGGAAAATCAGCCAATGCCGATCCGCTTCTGCGGACGTGATTTGATCAGAACCATCGACGAGGTCTGCGTCGCCATCAAGAGCCCAGCAGCTTTTATCGATCCGGTGGCCCTCAATCAGTCGTCGTCCTTGGCTGACTCTGAATCAG ccgacactcagttgaaaaagtgGACGGAATTGGAAGACAAGAAAAGCGATTCGCTTTTGCGTCAGTGTTGCGTGATTGGCTGCACGGACAACGACTTGACTACTTTCTGCCAGATCGACAGGAATCAGAT AATGGGAGCGGCGATGCATCTGAGGAGTCAAGAATGGGATATGGATTGGCTCTACGAATTTCTACCGCGACATGGAGACGTTCCGACGAACGCTTAA
- the LOC124326319 gene encoding calphotin-like, with the protein MKSNLSLLIAALVCFTAIQAAPHSLRILNKRQATTPVKSESTAPAKVEVPAPKTEEKAVVPAVVLPAVIQVNPVPAVPVVAPAATPVTVVAAAVPSAAPAAVPTAVDPEAEPVEAAEVEPVEEVEPVEAEPVEAEPVEAEPVEAEPVEAEAAEAEPAGEAEAKAQAARRKRQATTAAVATPAVAATPVVADAPVVATPVAAAAPAVAAVNPFEPPKDTPEVAQAKAAHFAAHAQAKAAQLAAVAPAAAPVAAPAAAPAVVAGEEVEPVEQEPIEEVEPAEAAEQAEVEAAEPAEAAEAAEAEAGGAARRRRGV; encoded by the exons ATGAAGTCTAATCTTTCTCTGCTCATTGCTGCCTTGGTTTGCTTCACTGCAATCCAGGCAGCGCCTCATTCTCTAAG AATTCTGAACAAGCGTCAAGCAACGACTCCTGTTAAATCTGAATCAACTGCACCTGCCAAAGTCGAAGTTCCCGCTCCGAAAACTGAGGAAAAGGCCGTTGTTCCCGCTGTTGTCCTTCCTGCCGTCATCCAGGTGAATCCCGTTCCAGCTGTCCCAGTTGTTGCTCCAGCAGCGACTCCAGTCACTGTCGTCGCTGCAGCTGTTCCAtccgctgctcctgctgctgtccCCACCGCCGTTGATCCTGAGGCCGAACCAGTAGAAGCAGCTGAAGTCGAACCAGTTGAAGAAGTCGAGCCGGTGGAAGCTGAGCCGGTGGAAGCCGAGCCAGTGGAAGCCGAGCCAGTCGAAGCTGAGCCAGTCGAAGCGGAAGCAGCTGAAGCCGAACCCGCAGGAGAAGCTGAAGCCAAG GCACAAGCTGCAAGGAGAAAGCGTCAAGCCACCACCGCTGCTGTCGCCACCCCCGCTGTCGCTGCTACCCCAGTAGTTGCGGATGCCCCAGTTGTCGCTACTCcagttgctgctgccgctccAGCTGTAGCCGCAGTGAATCCATTCGAACCACCCAAGGACACCCCGGAAGTGGCTCAGGCTAAAGCTGCTCATTTCGCCGCTCACGCTCAAGCCAAAGCCGCTCAATTGGCCGCAGTTGCACCAGCCGCTGCTCCAGTTGCCGCTCCTGCGGCTGCTCCAGCCGTTGTGGCCGGAGAGGAAGTCGAACCGGTGGAACAGGAACCCATTGAAGAAGTCGAACCAGCCGAGGCTGCGGAACAGGCCGAAGTGGAAGCCGCCGAACCAGCAGAGGCAGCAGAGGCAGCAGAGGCTGAAGCTGGAGGTGCTGCAAGAAGAAGACGCGGGGTTTAA